CTGCTGTTGGCGGTCATGTCTGTGGACCGCTACCTGGCCATCTGCCGTCCTCTGCACTACCCCTTGCTCATGAGTGGAGCCGTGTGCGttcgtgtagccctggcttgctgGGTAGGGGGACTCCTCCCCGTGCTCGGCCCCACGGTGGCCGTGGCCTTGCTTCCTTTTTGCAGACAGGGTGCTGTGGTGAAGCATTTCTTCTGCGACAGTGGCCCATTGCTGCACCTGGCGTGCGCCAACACCACAAAACTGGAGGAGGCCGACTTTGCTCTGGCCTTTCTGGTCATTGTGTCCTCCCTCACCATCACCGCCGCGTCCTATGGCcgaatagtcctggctgtcctacgGATTCCTTCCGCTTCGGGCCGTCAGaaggccttctccacctgcaGCTCGCATCTGATGGTGGTCACCCTCTTCTACGGCAGCGCAATTTTTCTCTATGTGCGGCCGTCCCAGAGCGGCTCCGTGGACGCTAACTGGTCAGTGACTGTGATAACCACGTTTGTGACGCCCCTGCTGAACCCGGTGATCTATGCCTTGCGCAACGATCGAGTCAGGGAAGCTTTGACAGACATGTTCAGGAAGGTCAGAGCAGAGCTCTCAGAAAATTCCTTCCTTTCCGAAAGTttgaggaagaagacagtgagCTGAGATAGAGGGATTCAAATCCCTGCATCCCCTCTGCCATGGAAGGAGCCTCAGAGAGGGTCAAAGACACCCACTCTAAAGTTCCTTCTCAGGTAAAACTCTACCTTATGCCCAGGAATACCAGTGCAcgctatttttaatattttatttttattttagttatgtgtctgtgtgagggaatGGGGCGTGCACTGAGAGAGCAGGAATTCTCTGGTGGGCAGACACAGCGAGAGGCCATGCTAGGTAAGACGTGGCTGACTCCCAAGATGGTTGGCTGCTTCCTCACCGTTCTGGTCCTCGGCTGACTGACTTGCTACACAGCAGTCATGGGACAGCTGACTATTCTGTCTTTCATCTTTCCTCGAACTGATCAGCCCATTAGGGGAGGGACACTCTTTAGAGATTTCAGAGACCCTAGCCCTGTAGAAGAgactggggttttgtttgtttt
Above is a window of Microtus pennsylvanicus isolate mMicPen1 chromosome 15, mMicPen1.hap1, whole genome shotgun sequence DNA encoding:
- the Or6s1 gene encoding olfactory receptor 6S1, which encodes MAPRGNHSDGTTEFVLAGFPNLNSTGVELFSVFFLIYLLTLTGNVLIVGAVGADQRLKTPMYFFLSNLSCLEILITSVIIPKMLSNFLSKQHTISFAACIAQFYFYFFLGASEFLLLAVMSVDRYLAICRPLHYPLLMSGAVCVRVALACWVGGLLPVLGPTVAVALLPFCRQGAVVKHFFCDSGPLLHLACANTTKLEEADFALAFLVIVSSLTITAASYGRIVLAVLRIPSASGRQKAFSTCSSHLMVVTLFYGSAIFLYVRPSQSGSVDANWSVTVITTFVTPLLNPVIYALRNDRVREALTDMFRKVRAELSENSFLSESLRKKTVS